A single Actinomadura algeriensis DNA region contains:
- a CDS encoding NAD(P)-dependent oxidoreductase, with translation MTEVALLGTGIMGTAMARNLLREGHRVTVWNRTAVRAEPLRADGAAVAPSPAEAVTGAEVIITILGDGETALAVMADAVPGLRSGQIWAQMGTVGVETVPRLAALAAEHGATFVDAPVQGTKQPAEQGNLIILAAGPREARPALEPVFGTLGSRTLWLDEDGAAAAGTRLKLAAVSYAISLTSVIAESVALTRALGLDPARLGEVLGGGPLDNAYLQVKMKAIIEDDLTPSFAVRNAEKNTRIIHEAAASVGIRVDVNDAAGDRFRRAIEQGHGDEDMAATYHASFPG, from the coding sequence ATGACCGAAGTCGCCTTGCTCGGCACCGGGATCATGGGCACCGCGATGGCCCGCAACCTGCTGCGCGAGGGGCACCGGGTCACCGTGTGGAACCGGACCGCGGTCCGCGCGGAGCCGCTGCGCGCCGACGGCGCCGCCGTCGCCCCCTCCCCCGCCGAGGCGGTGACCGGGGCCGAGGTGATCATCACGATCCTGGGCGACGGCGAGACGGCCCTGGCGGTGATGGCCGACGCGGTCCCGGGCCTGCGCTCCGGGCAGATCTGGGCGCAGATGGGCACCGTCGGGGTCGAGACGGTGCCGCGGCTCGCCGCGCTGGCCGCCGAGCACGGCGCGACGTTCGTGGACGCGCCCGTCCAGGGCACAAAGCAGCCCGCGGAGCAGGGGAACCTGATCATCCTGGCCGCCGGGCCGCGAGAGGCGCGGCCGGCCCTGGAGCCGGTGTTCGGCACGCTCGGCAGCCGGACGCTGTGGCTGGACGAGGACGGGGCCGCCGCGGCGGGCACCCGGCTCAAGCTCGCGGCCGTGAGCTACGCGATCTCGCTGACCTCGGTGATCGCCGAGTCGGTCGCGCTGACCCGGGCCCTCGGGCTGGACCCCGCGCGACTCGGCGAGGTCCTCGGCGGCGGCCCGCTCGACAACGCGTACCTGCAGGTGAAGATGAAGGCGATCATCGAGGACGACCTCACGCCGAGCTTCGCCGTCCGCAACGCCGAGAAGAACACCCGCATCATCCACGAAGCGGCCGCGTCCGTCGGCATCCGCGTCGACGTCAACGACGCGGCGGGCGACCGGTTCCGCCGCGCGATCGAGCAGGGGCACGGCGACGAGGACATGGCCGCGACCTACCACGCGAGCTTCCCGGGCTGA
- a CDS encoding nitroreductase family deazaflavin-dependent oxidoreductase has product MLFGKEHVDRYRETDGAEGHDWQGTVTLLLTTKGRRTGQPRTTPLIYQPEGDAYLVVASKGGTDEPPLWYLNLQADPEVQVQVKGDRFTARARTATPEEKPALWRKMAATWPQYDEYQTKTEREIPVVVLERV; this is encoded by the coding sequence ATGTTGTTCGGCAAGGAGCACGTCGACCGCTACCGGGAGACCGACGGCGCGGAGGGCCACGACTGGCAGGGAACGGTCACGCTGCTGCTCACCACGAAGGGGCGGCGCACCGGGCAGCCGCGCACCACTCCGCTGATCTACCAGCCGGAGGGCGACGCGTACCTGGTGGTCGCGTCCAAGGGCGGCACGGACGAGCCCCCGCTGTGGTACCTGAACCTGCAGGCGGATCCCGAGGTGCAGGTGCAGGTGAAGGGCGACCGGTTCACCGCGCGGGCGCGTACCGCCACGCCGGAGGAGAAGCCCGCGCTCTGGCGGAAGATGGCCGCGACCTGGCCGCAGTACGACGAGTACCAGACGAAGACCGAGCGGGAGATCCCCGTGGTCGTCCTCGAGCGCGTCTGA
- a CDS encoding phosphotransferase enzyme family protein: protein MPTSQTADIAAGIRAAETGAGPPARLLRRWDLGPDARFAESGPEAAACGRSRRVDTANGSFLLTEHPAPDRRRILFRHRITAGLDEAGLPVLAPVRARTGRTLVTAAGRGYELLPWAGGRGRDGLELTFAQCEALGGLLGRLHAEMERLTPPVQQSMLVPAPRAADAAAAVDAMLATVPGDGGGTDFDALSQRRLRERRVLLAEFADHQPPDAEVCTVGHLHGSFHAGNLRHGGSGHVTAVLGWDGLTTGPVAGEVVRAAARLFACEDDRGLDLDRVQAFVRGHRASFPLDAGQIQSAVHRAWWERLCDVAPLRHRYLGEDGTGAADRQVQERGQAALVAWWTAHLEGTLDAFAAPYAPGAADGPGGHADVPGDEHAYG from the coding sequence GTGCCGACGTCACAGACCGCTGACATCGCCGCCGGCATCCGCGCCGCCGAGACCGGTGCCGGGCCGCCCGCGCGGCTGCTGCGGCGCTGGGACCTCGGGCCGGACGCACGGTTCGCCGAGTCCGGCCCGGAGGCGGCCGCCTGCGGGCGGTCCCGGCGCGTCGACACGGCGAACGGCTCGTTCCTGCTGACGGAGCATCCCGCCCCCGACCGGCGCCGCATCCTGTTCCGGCACCGGATCACCGCCGGGCTCGACGAGGCGGGGCTGCCGGTCCTCGCGCCCGTCCGGGCCCGGACCGGCCGGACGCTGGTCACCGCCGCCGGCCGGGGTTACGAGCTCCTCCCCTGGGCCGGCGGGCGCGGACGGGACGGGCTGGAGCTGACGTTCGCGCAGTGCGAGGCGCTCGGCGGGCTGCTCGGCCGGCTGCACGCGGAGATGGAGCGGCTGACGCCGCCGGTGCAGCAGAGCATGCTGGTGCCCGCGCCGCGCGCCGCGGACGCCGCGGCGGCCGTCGACGCCATGCTGGCGACCGTGCCGGGCGACGGCGGCGGCACCGACTTCGACGCGTTGTCGCAGCGGCGGCTGCGGGAGCGGCGGGTGCTGCTGGCGGAGTTCGCCGACCATCAGCCGCCGGACGCGGAGGTCTGCACGGTCGGGCATCTGCACGGTTCGTTCCACGCGGGCAACCTCCGCCACGGAGGCTCGGGCCACGTCACCGCGGTCCTCGGCTGGGACGGGCTGACCACGGGCCCGGTGGCCGGTGAGGTGGTGCGGGCGGCGGCGCGGCTGTTCGCGTGCGAGGACGACCGCGGCCTCGACCTCGACCGGGTGCAGGCGTTCGTCCGGGGGCATCGCGCGTCGTTCCCGCTCGACGCGGGGCAGATCCAGTCGGCGGTGCACCGCGCGTGGTGGGAACGGCTGTGCGACGTCGCGCCGTTGCGGCACCGCTACCTCGGCGAGGACGGGACCGGCGCCGCGGACCGGCAGGTCCAGGAGCGCGGCCAGGCGGCGCTCGTGGCCTGGTGGACGGCCCATCTGGAGGGCACTCTCGACGCGTTCGCGGCCCCGTACGCGCCGGGCGCCGCGGACGGTCCCGGCGGCCACGCGGACGTCCCGGGAGACGAGCACGCCTACGGCTGA
- a CDS encoding helix-turn-helix domain-containing protein, whose product MIDYPRRGGPTVLRILLGAQLRRLREECGISTEQAGYEIRGSHSKISRMELGRVGFKTRDVSDLLTLYGVTDSAERAQMLELAKEANTPGWWHRYGDVLPNWFEAYLGLEEAASLLRSYELQFVPGLLQTEDYARAVVRLGFPDASEEELERRVWVRTTRQQRFTSPNAPTLWAVVDEAVVRRPLGGRGVMRRQLEHLMEMSELPNVTLQIVPFGAGGHAAAGGPFTILRFAEPGLSDVVYLEQLTSALYLDKPTDVDTYMRAMNNLCITAARPDDTGGLLRDLLNDL is encoded by the coding sequence CTGATCGACTATCCGCGACGCGGCGGGCCGACCGTCCTGCGCATTCTGCTCGGCGCACAACTCCGCCGGCTCCGGGAGGAATGCGGCATCTCCACCGAGCAGGCCGGTTACGAGATCCGCGGTTCCCATTCGAAGATCAGCCGGATGGAGCTGGGCCGCGTCGGTTTCAAGACCCGCGACGTGTCCGACCTGCTCACCCTGTACGGCGTGACCGATTCCGCCGAGCGCGCCCAGATGCTGGAGCTGGCCAAGGAGGCCAACACCCCGGGCTGGTGGCACCGGTACGGGGACGTGCTGCCGAACTGGTTCGAGGCGTACCTCGGGCTGGAGGAGGCGGCTTCCCTGCTGCGGTCCTACGAGCTCCAGTTCGTCCCCGGCCTGCTCCAGACCGAGGACTACGCCCGCGCGGTCGTCCGCCTCGGGTTCCCCGACGCCTCCGAGGAGGAGCTCGAGCGCCGGGTGTGGGTGCGGACGACCCGGCAGCAGCGGTTCACCTCGCCGAACGCGCCGACGCTGTGGGCGGTCGTGGACGAGGCGGTCGTGCGGCGGCCGCTGGGCGGGCGCGGGGTGATGCGGCGGCAGCTGGAGCACCTGATGGAGATGTCGGAGCTGCCGAACGTGACCCTGCAGATCGTGCCGTTCGGCGCGGGCGGGCACGCCGCGGCCGGCGGCCCGTTCACGATCCTGCGGTTCGCGGAACCGGGCCTGTCCGACGTCGTGTACCTGGAGCAGCTCACCAGCGCGCTCTACCTCGACAAGCCCACCGACGTCGACACCTACATGCGCGCGATGAACAACCTGTGCATCACCGCGGCGCGCCCGGACGACACCGGCGGCCTCCTGCGGGACCTGCTGAACGATCTGTGA